In the genome of Arabidopsis thaliana chromosome 4, partial sequence, the window GActctttaataaaatattggaCCAATGAACCCCTAAACTGGGTAAGATACTTGTTTATTTGTCTTAAGGATAATGTCTGCTTTTAAAGGCTtatctttttaacttttattagATAAACGGTGTATAATTTTGGAGTTAAGAGTTACGGATTAGTTATCATCTAGCtagatttttcaatttatggAATATTGCTATTATCATTTTGTGAGGGATATTTTAGCTATGTGCATCTTATTTTGGTTCCCATAGacccatttatttatttcttgaGCTTAATATCACATTCATCGGTCAGtctttttatgaaaaatatatcaattgTGTACtaataaattcaaatctaGAATAAAGCTAGCAAAATCATGATTAATTAAGCAAAAATCTACAATGAAAGTTTCACAGTAGAATCAGATCctataaattcaaaactatatatatatatatatacatattgttATACAAAAGTGAATCACTGATGCTTCTAAACTGCACAAACGCATCCATATAATAAAACGATAGAATGGGTGATTGATCatacaactatatatattgaaaacaaaatacaattaaCTCTTCAACCCGATTAATCTTACGGTCTCTAGAGGAATCATGTGGATGGTGACTACAAGGTTCGTACTCATAAGTTGAATTGGGGATTTGAATTCGTTATTGAATATAATGTGCcacgtttttttatttctaaaagtTGTTTTCTATGAGATGatgtaaagagagaaaaaggggAGACAAAGGAACACGATGGGAGTCATATGAAAGGAATACAACAACGAAACGTGGCGAATAAAACACAACCAAACGTACGTTTCTAATGTTAAAtaagttttataaatattttaaaattggttTAAATAAGAATATAGAGAAGTAGACAATGGAAGCCAAAGCCTTTTGTCTCCCTCTTTCTTCTCGTAAGTGTTTGTGTCTGCTTTAAAAACACTGCCATGTCTCTACTACTTTCCATGTTCTTCCAATCCCACCCTTacatctctatctctctctttcctccaATTACCTTCtcaatatacaatttttgTACTGTTGAAGaaagtgttttaaaaacaattttgtaaaagaaaatccACATGTCCTTATTGGAACCAAAATATTGATACTGAAAGTACCACCTAAAAAGTCTGGCATGTGATAATACCCTATTTTTGGAACTTATGTATGAGTCATTGCTAATTTATTAAGGATTGATGgtattttaatttggataaCACACATCATGAGAATTAGGGTTGAAGTAATTTTGACAGTTGTATTAATGTTATGTATTTGCAACTGTTTAGATATAgtaattagttaattactaTTTGCAAATATATCTATGCtgctctctcttttttgtgttttctttttacccGGAGgtgaaaattattaaaaacaggAGGTGAAAAAGACAGCCACGccaaagagaaggaaaagtgACCAGGGAAGAACATGGGGTTATCCACGTGGCGACTTATTACGAGTTAATAATGTAGACCACCTCTTGTATTCGTACACGTGTCCTCAACTTCAGTTCATGAAACCTGACTCATTTCTTCAGACCAATTAGATTTTTTGTTCTCCCATAACCGTCGCCGTCACCAGCCATAATtcctttatatttttgattggatttttttttcttgattggAAATATCAAATCGGTTTAAGATAAAACAACTCAAATCATACAAAACTATTGAAAATaaccaatttcaattttgattcattgtattatcttaatatttttttttatagaaactAACTAAGTAATCTGGgcataatcaaacaaaacacgAACAACCacatattttcttcaaaaaatgTCACATAAAGTAAATGTAGCTAGTAAATGTAAGTAAATTCTTGACCTATGTTCAGGATTTCATATTCtatgagaaaatatatgagtGACTTAATTTGCCAATCATCCAAAAGTAATACTATCAAAATGAATTATTATATTACCCAgctatccaaaaaaaaaaaagttgagagaAAAAACCTAATAAGTAGACAGGCCTAGGGAGATATTTTTACTCATATCCCAAAGAAGGAAAAACTTATCCACAAAGAACCGTTTAGCTTTTTGCTTAAAACACGAAATAGTTAGCGTCACAAAAAAGATCACACTTTGATTGAATCTTTACCAAATAAATGGGATTGAATTGTGAAATTTAGAAAGCAATCGTTACGTACGTCTTTAGAGATTTCCTATTTAGGAAACGAGACGAAACGATGGACCATGTGAGGTTCAACATGTTTCCCAAACCAATTTGAATCCGGATACGTGGAATCTTCAGTAGCCACATTTTTTGGACCCTCTTTGTCTTTTGCTTCTTGACCATTTGTCCATTTTCCATATATATCTCCATCGGacattttcttaattgttaAGCCATTAGAGACATCTATATTACTAACTGTATGAGAACTTGCTGTAATCTATCGACGTCAATATATTCACCGTGTAACTACTTAtcatttattaattactaTGATTAAGAACATATCCAcatgatttggaaaaaaagtTGTAAGTGATTTTAAGGGTTATGCgtgaatatataaataaaataagttatgATTGGTtcaacttttattgtaaaagcTAGTACAGGTATTGTAAAGTCTTTACAACCATCGACCCTAGGGTTTAGTATTAAGCATTAACATCGACCTAACTCCTATAAAGACAGGATTTAGGGTAAATTACTATTAACCTCgagtttgagaaaatattgaGATCCGCATTAATTTGAATTTCCTGGTTAGCTGTTCAAGCTTTGAAGGGCTAAACATAGAGGGGCGATAGGATTTAGGATTAAAGTACAGTGACCCTTATCAGCATATATAAGCACAGtgaggaagaaaaataagtaaatctctttttttttacaaaaataataatagaaaattttTCAACTTCAAAGCCAATTTATATGGTCAGTGTTGGTTTTTTTGTCTAATAGATTTTTGTGTATCGTTAGTGGTTATTTCGTGTTTATTCACATTTGTATATCTCCGTTAGTGagtattttgtgttttattcaCATTATTTGATTTAGTTGTAGTTGAATTTATCGTACCATAACACCTTATTAAATCATTCAAAAGCATTACatgacattttgttttatcgttacaaaatccaaacttttcaACAGAAAACAGATTACCATTTATTTTTGCAATgtctaaaaattaaaaactattagTCCATTCAGCTTCAACCAATCTTTTAAGTTGGAATAAATGCTATACATTAACTTATATATGATGTGTATAACCAAAACCTTGAGATATACGATACGCATGTACTATATAAGGCTACAAAATCTTAGACCCACGGAAAGAAATTGAtatcttatcttatttttttttgttatgtgcAAATTACACTACATTATATTGGTATTAATCAAATGTATTGCAATTTAGTGACCTAGAGCCATAGGCACCCCCACGTTAGGTAGACTTTAGTATTGTACTTTAGATAGATAATCATCCAAATAAATTGCGACAAACAACATTAGTTACATGTTTGTGACTGTGCTCTCTCGTCCAATACGTTACTTTAATTGGAAAGTCGtatcttaataaataaattcatcgGGAGTTGGTGCCCTTCAAAATGTATGTATAGACgatcatttattttttgcttctcCGCAATGATTGGCTGtgtttatagatttttaattttctgtcGTAAATACTTTGGGAAAAGTAATTCTATaccaatctttttttcatcaaatataTTCCCTGAATTTCGCCTTAATTTGAGCGTTAcatgtttataattttctattaCTGATTTGAAATACGTAGTAGTGTTGTGCTTGATCAAATGCCAACAGGAAAATTCGACCCCATCTCGTCTGGAACGAATCGAATGTTTAAGACTTTGAGTATTAGAAAATTCagtatcaaattaaaaattagcTCATATATTGAACCGGCTCCGCTAAAACACAATAGAGTTACAAaccaatttaacattttttgaattttcttgcatagaaactctaaaaaacaaaaccagaagTTCGCAAGAACATATTTTTTGCTTCCATGATTGCAAAATGAGGTATGTGAATAGACCGATGAGCATATGTCTTGATCAACACTATCAagtttcaaacaaagaaaaggtaaTAATACTTATCATGGTGTGACAAAAACATAGGAGCATCGTTTGGTTTTTTAGCGTTTGCAATCATGATTAGCGCGTCTTAAAAACTGACGAATGCGTCTTATTAGATATGGTTTAttaatgaaccaaaaaaataggTGCGTACTGATATATCTTACCGGCCCTAttgcaatttttaaaaaaagttagtaTATAGATCGTTAGCGTTAGTTCTTTTGTGAAGCTACGTACGAGATCATAGTGAATAAAAACATGCATGCAATTGAGAAAATTGTAGCAAATAGAAAGACTCAGCTTGCTCTTTCACGTCTTATTGGGTTACGTTCCTTTCAATGAATAGCTAGCTAATAAGCATTGGTAAGTTAAAAGAATTGACCTAATCACGTTTACCAATAAATGAGATTGCGACACCAGTAAATAATCTGTTCACAATTTCACtaataaacaaatagaagCTAGTGACCCTAAAAGTAAAAGCTTTAATAAAGCATACTCgaaatgtttttctcttttcctttttgggTCAACACTGAAGttgttttatgaaaaaacaattggGACACAGCCTCTCTCCGTCTCGCGCGTCGCCATCATTGTTGAAGCCAAAAAGGCCATGCACATCTACAGACCAATGAATTTCAGAAATATTTTgcataattttaaatagaatactaaatatatgatatatggtgctagttttttttttcgttttaaaaaatgctgatattgtattttattgtctgataatatatatctatatatatacatgtaaattttttgtacttaatttaaataaaaactcacTATATAGTGTGCATTCACATAAAAGATcatttctatatttataataGTTAATTGTTGGAATTCGTTGGTTTAAAAATCCAATAGAATTCCATGGATCCTTCTGTAGTGGATTAATAGGCATGATATCTTAAAACAGCTAAGCCTTAATCTTTAGttgtttaaaataacaattaaagatTCTCAATTACTCGATTAAGACACTAATCACCACCACAATCTTTACGATTAAAACATTGAACGGCAAAACACAACGTGGACGGTCCAAAAATCACTCACGTGGAGTAAAAATTAGATAAACTTTccataaatataaaaacagtACAATATATTGTCTCTCTTTGCCACTTTCGAGGTCCAACCTGTCTCTGGTTCCTCTACTACATCACATAACACGATTAGAGCTTTAAGCACATGGTTCGCAACTAAACAGATCTTGTCATTAGCTCCTTagtttaagtttataaatttccATAAATAGTTTTCGTAAACGTGGCATTGCTAATTTGCTATGAACACAAGATTCGTCACCGATGACAGCTATAAAAGAGGAGGCTTTTCTAGATTGCTCTTGGGTTTGGTCCTAGATTCGTGGGGTTTGagtttttaacatattttcaaaagaaaattctcTTAATTAGTCTTAATTTATTGCTCTAAGTTTACAATATTCTTTCTATTTTGGTTCTTGCAGCTTTAAGCGCGATCTTGTATTATTTTCATGGTGGTCCAAACTAGTACCTGGCACAACATAGAAGCATATGGTATTATTTaactaataatgtttttaatcaaTCGAAGTATACATACATTAATTTATCGgttgatataaaattatatttcctTTTCCAGACATTAACCAATCAGATAAGATCTACATTAGCTCTAACTAACCACAGTATaataaataccaaattttTAGCATGTTCGATTCAACATTTTAAAGTACTTCTTCTTTAACATTAATCTACCAGTAGCGTTTGAAATTTCAATTACTTATAACCAATAGTTGAAATTTGACTTTTGGTTTAACTATTAACTATTATTCTCCAAAGATATGCTTCgcttttcttctaattgtAACATTATGATTGATAATTTTCATGCAACTCCTTTTCTCTAGATCGTAGGTAGGAGGATATTAGGTTAATTTGACTACGCTAGAGATTTAAATTAGTACGCTTTCGAACAAGTCAAAAGACACCATCGGGTTAGCCACTAAGAAAGCAATCATCATATACatcaattaattataataCTACTTATATACCTGTACTATATACACTCATgcataaaaagtaaaaacgaTTCTCTCTTTATCAAATTTAGATTCTGGATCGTTAAAAAGTAgtaaaaaatgagaaaacttTTACAAGATAAATTTGATGAGTCACCCTCATCATATTATAGTTAGAGgctaataatttataaataatgtcAAAACAATTTTCTCTATGTACATATTATTACGGAGCGATTACATATATCATTCACAACTTTAGTCATTTTGTTAACCCTAATATAATGTGATATCAAAACGGAATATTAATAACGTTATACATTacaatttttgtaataaattttgattttaatcaCTAATCAGTTACTTGTTGCCATTATATTGATCGGGGATCCCTTATTGATAGGCCCAATATGAATGAGCTCAGTtatattttgggttttttctcATAGCATAAATGGCCCAATGAAAGCCTATTAAGTGATCGAAGGTCAGACGTTGGACTCCTTGTATGAAACCAACAGACTAGGCCCAAATTATCAACTCAAAATTGACCGTAACATATACGGCGCCGTTTTTGTAGACCTGAGTGTGATAAAGTGAGCTGTTAAATCTTCACTTAACCCCATTTTTAATCACGAAATTAGAGTGGTGATTAAAAATACAACTAAAGTTGTTTCAAGtgattgttttcatttatttaaattttaaattaatccAACTTATCGTTGACGGAAAATTTGGGAGAGAATATTCTCGATGGGGAAAGGAGGAGGTTGTGTTccgagcaagaagaagaagccggCCACCACCGGCGATGGTCCCGGAATCGATGATGATAACGACGCTACTAATGCTCCGATCCAAATTGACGATGATCAAACCACCATTGACGGCGATCGAACAACGGCGACGAATACTGGAGGAACAACAACACCAGCGATTACTACTACGGCTGCTAAGATCTCGTCACCGCTCAAGATCTTCGTCGTGTTCTATTCGATGTACGGACATGTGGAGAGCTTAGCGAAGAGGATGAAAAAGGGAGTGGATAGCGTCGAAGGAGTGGAGGCGACGTTGTACAGAGTTCCGGAGACGCTTTCGCAGGAGGTTGTTGAGCAGATGAAGGCGCCGGTTAAGGATTTGGAGATTCCGGAGATTACGGCGGCGGAATTGACGGCGGCTGATGGATTTCTGTTTGGATTTCCGACTAGGTATGGTTGTATGGCTGCGCAGATGAAGGCGTTTTTTGATTCGACGGGATCATTGTGGAAGGAGCAGAGTCTTGCTGGTAAGCCTGCTGGATTCTTTGTGAGCACTGGCACTCAAGGAGGTGGCCAAGAGACCACTGCGTaagcttttgcttctttcttatACTCTTTAGTACCATTTGCATTGGTTCTAAAGTATATTAGTTGAATTTGGAGTACAAGTATTGAATTGCTATAATCACAGAGTCACTATGTGAAATAAATGCAACCTTGAATTTGATGTATATAGGTGGTTGCTAAAACCTGAAAGGTTGTTGTGGTCAGGACTTTGTCTAGTACTTTAGAGGAAACTTGTCAGAGATGGCTATCATTCTGGTGAATTGCTTGCTTGATCTTTAATTGCTTTCTTAACTACACCATTGACCATTTCAAGTCCAATCTGGTCACCATTGAATAGTACCCTGGTCTCTCTTTTGGTACGATAGGCTTGCACTTATGCTACGCTTATGTTAGCTCTAGTAAGGGGAGATCTTTAGAACATGTAAAACTGGATTATTTTAGATTCTCACTTTCTCATCACCCAAAGTACCAATTCTATAGGCATGAGTGTTGCCTCCGATAATTTGCATGTGTTTAAGCTCTGAGATAGATTCCTCAATGTATGTGGACTCTCTTTAGTCATCATTTGCACTTAGATATTTGTCTGTTTTACTTCAGCTGATTCACTCGGTTGCTGTGATAGTTTGCGAATATAGAGAAGCATAACAATGCGGAATCTTAAAGCTTTTGCGTATTTCTCCAAGTGTGCAATGTGGATATTTTTATTGCCATCGTTTCCACATTAAAGCTCAGAAACACTTGCTGATTTCCATCTCGTGTGTGTTCTGTTGCAGATGGACAGCAATCACACAGCTTGTGCACCATGGGATGCTATTTGTACCAATAGGCTACACATTTGGAGCTGGAATGTTCAAGATGGACTCGATACGTGGAGGCTCTCCTTATGGAGCAGGTGTGTTCGCTGGTGATGGGTCAAGAGAAGCAACAGAAACAGAATTGGCTCTTGCTGAACATCAAGGAAACTACATGGCTGCAATAGTCAAAAGACTTGCTCAaccttaaaacaaaaacaaaaattgcttCCTCTATTTGTCTCTTTTCATTCAATTCCTCCTCCTGctaaataatcataaaaaaaaaaatcttcctttcttttctcaatTCCATcgaaatttctttcttttctttatgaGTGTTTTCAGTTTCGCCATTAATGGTTAGTGTGTACATgtttctttatattatttgtctCTTATTTATTCCTTgttgtaaaataaaaacaaaatttcattacGTGTTCTTTCATTGGAGTTGTTGATTggatattttatcaaaaacttataatttcACAAATCGTTAAAgtgtaggaaaaaaaaataattagttgCGTCAGCCATTAGGATTCCTTGGAACACGTAAAGTTTACTAACATAAAACTGTGATATCTGTACTTTTTTATATCTATCTGCTGCTGCATCTGTGTTCTGTTCGTCCTTGAAGCAGTCAAATTCTTCTCTGAACTCCAAACATCGCCATGTCCGAGATTCTCTCTTCGTTGAGGTCACTAATGGCCTCTCACTCTCCTCCTCTTGATGCTTTGGTTGTTCCTTCCGAAGACTATCACCaggtttgatttattttcaattGAATTACCCTTTTTTGATTCATGATCCGATCTCAGATTACTTGATTATACGTCTACTATTACTTAATCATGTATTGTTCATTGATTTGAGtgaaagtttcgatttttaaattgtatgtAGAGCGAGTATGTTTCTGCACGAGACAAACGCCGTGAGTTCGTGTCTGGATTCAGTGGAAGTGCAGGtctgtttctattttctattgTTCTGGATTCAAATATTGTTAGAATTGAATCGTTGATCGAGAGTGAATTGAATTTGATCGGcgattataaatatataggtTTGGCACTTATCACGAAGAAGGAAGCAAGACTTTGGACAGATGGTCGATACTTCTTGCAAGCATTGCAACAGCTTAGCGATGAGTGGACACTAATGCGGATGGGAGAAGATCCTCTTGTTGAAGTTTGGATGTCTGATGTTAGTCCTCAACTAATCTTTTGATCAATCcataaattttgtaactttgAGATGTGTTCTTTGATTTAGCTTATGGTTTAACAATGTAGAATCTACCTGAAGAGGCAAATATAGGTGTTGATTCATGGTGTGTCTCGGTAGACACTGCGAATAGATGGGGGAAATCGTTTGCCAAGAAGAATCAGAAACTAATCACCACAACTACTGATCTTGTGGATGAAGTTTGGAAGAGTCGTCCACCTTCTGAGATGAGTCCGGTTGTTGTTCATCCTTTGGAGTTTGCTGGCCGTTCTGTTTCCCATAAATTCGAAGATTTGAGGGCAAAGCTTAAGCAAGAGGGTGCTCGTGGTTTGGTCATCGCTGCTCTTGATGAGGTGTGTTTTCGTAGTAAAaagatctctctttttctcagtTCAGCTTTGGAATGTATTTTGATTGGGGGTTTGATGCAGGTTGCTTGGCTATATAATATCCGTGGAACTGATGTTGCTTATTGTCCCGTTGTTCATGCGTTTGCAATCCTTACCACCGACTCTGCGTTTCTCtatgttgacaaaaagaaagtgtCTGATGAGGCAAACTCTTATTTCAATGGGCTCGGTGTGGAAGTCCGGGAATACACAGATGTGATCTCAGATGTGGCCTTGCTTGCTTCGGATCGACTTATTTCTTCATTTGCCTCTAAAACTGTCCAACATGAGGCTGCAAAGGATATGGAGATTGATTCTGACCAGCCTGATCGGTTATGGGTGGATCCTGCTTCGTGCTGCTATGCACTTTACTCCAAATTGGATGCTGAGAAGGTCCTTCTGCAACCATCCCCTATATCCCTCTCAAAAGCCTTGAAGGTAATAAAGAATGATTTTTGAAACGAGTGATCTCTTTCGACGTGTTTTAGTTTATTCATACATGCTTATTCTCACTTATGTTAGAACCCGGTTGAGCTCGAAGGGATCAAGAATGCACATGTTCGTGATGGTGCTGCTGTTGTCCAGTACCTTGTTTGGCTCGACAATCAGGTActgaataaatgaaaattttgtttcttgaacaCTACTACTATATTGATGATTGATTATGTCACTCAACATTGTGAAACCATAGATGCAGGAGCTCTATGGAGCATCTGGATACTTCTTGGAAGCAGAGGCAAGCAAAAAGAAACCATcgtaagcttcttctttcttctttgttttgtttttcccgATTTTGCAAACCATTTTTCCATGATTCATGACGCAATGAGTTTTTCTtctgcaaaaaacaaaacaatacagAGAAACCTCTAAGCTTACTGAAGTGACTGTGAGCGATAAGCTGGAAAGTCTTCGAGCTTCAAAAGAGGTAATGTTTACATATAACATATTAAACTTTTGTCTTTCCATGAAAGAGATGAATCACATTTCTCGTGTGGTTGCAGCATTTTAGAGGTTTAAGCTTTCCTACTATATCATCGGTTGGTTCAAACGCTGCTGTTATTCATTATTCACCAGAGCCAGAAGCTTGTGCCGAGATGGACCCCGACAAAATTTACTTATGTGATTCAGGAGCACAGGTAAATATCACATGATTGAGTGTATACTATAAGCTTACCTTGTATTTATCAAAGTCTTTGCTCTATAATACAATttcgttgttgttgtctttctGCAAAGTATCTCGATGGAACAACTGATATAACCCGAACGGTTCACTTTGGAAAACCTTCAGCTCATGAAAAGGAATGCTATACTGCGGTATGTACTTATTGATGATAACCTTTTGAATATTACATTCTTATTTATTTGGAATAAGCATATTTGCTGATATATGTTCAATGTGCCGCATCCTTAGGTCTTCAAGGGTCATGTTGCACTAGGAAATGCTCGGTTTCCAAAGGGAACAAACGGTAAGTTATGATCTccttgaattttgtttctgtacCAACTTGAGATTTGGCTATTGATCTTTTATATGTTGCATTGGCTATATCTGAATTTACAGGCTATACACTTGATATTCTTGCTCGAGCTCCTTTGTGGAAGTATGGGTTGGATTATCGACATGGTACTGGTCATGGAGTTGGTTCTTACCTTTGTGTTCATGAAGGCAAGTTATGAGATACctctttttattctctctttcttataaatatcGAGTCATtgataataatgtttttgaaattctaGATGTCATCAACTAACTTTCTGCGATGATTATGTATGGTTTAATATGTAGGACCTCACCAAGTTAGTTTCAGACCGAGTGCCAGGAATGTACCTCTTCAAGCTACCATGACTGTAACAGATGGTCCGTCTGCAACAAAAACTCGGTAGTTCTCCTGTTCGGGTTAACCTTGATCATATTCTAAAAGCTGTCTATATTCATTTATTTGCAGAACCTGGTTACTATGAAGACGGGAACTTTGGTATTAGGTTGGAGAATGTTCTTGTTGTCAATGACGCTGAGACTGAATTCAATTTTGGCGACAAGGGCTACTTGCAATTCGAGCATATCACTTGGGTACTTACTCGTTGTCTGTTAACTAATACCGTAGTTCTCATATCAACATGCACATCTGAGTAACtctcgatctctctctctctccaggCACCATATCAAGTGAAACTTATCGATCTAGACGAGTTGACACGGGAAGAGATTGACTGGTTAAACACATATCATTCGAAGTGCAAAGACATCTTAGCCCCATTTATGAACCAGACTGAAATGGAATGGCTCAAGAAAGCTACCGAACCTGTAAGTGTATCCGCTTGATCCCCTCCCAGATTTCTCTTAAATAGATGTTTATCAATGGCTCCTTCACTTCTCTCACTagtaaaccaaaaacattcaAGTCATACAcagattattttctttagttttgcATTCAAAGTTCATGTTTCTGGACCACATGTCTTTATTCATAGCAGATTCTCAGTTGTTGAACCATAAAGAGAACATTATGTTTATCgttttgatattattaaattGTCAACTTTTTGCTAATTAGTTTTAGGTGAAGTAAGCAGATGGAATGTGAGTCATGTTGAGAGCTTCTTCTGCTGTCTTCTTCAGTTCCTTAACattctttctcatctcttttccttcttcttcatccatcaCTCTCTTCACCATTTCAGCTATCACCTCCTTCTTTACAATCCCATCTGCAACATTAATCTGCAACGCAATCTTTAGCTCCCCAGAAACCATCCTCGCGTTCATCTTCTGCTCTGAGTACAACGGCCAAGCTACCATTGGCACACCATTCACAATACTCTCCAAAACTGAGTTCCATCCGCAGTGAGTCACAAACCCTCCTGTTGACTTGTGTGCCAGAATCTCTTCTTGTGGTGCCCATGTACGGACCACCAAACCGATGTCTTTGGTTCGGTCTAGAAACCCGTTGGGTAAGAAATCGAGAGGTTCTGTCTCATTCTTGGTCTTGTCGAACATTGATGCCGATGGGTCGTCTTCAGCCGGTGGTCTGACTACCCAAACAAATCTGTGGCCAGTCAGCTCCAAACCGTAAGCCAGCTCGTTTGTCTGCTCGAAGGTTAGTGCCCCACCACTcccaaaagaaacataaaccaCTGACTCTTTGGGTTGTAAGTCAAGCCAGTCCAGCACGCCATGTTTCAAACCTGGTTCTGCTGGTCTAACCAGCGGTCCAACAGGATAAACCGGCACTCCTCTCATAACCCGACCGAGATTCTCTGGATCCAAGAAAGACCCGATGGTCACTTGCTCCAGACTGTGCCACGTATTCACAAACACCCCATCTGCGGTTATCACCTCATCCCCAATACGCTGAGACTCAGCGAGTTCCCGAATATATTTTCTCGGATCTTGAGCCCGCTCAAACTTAACCGGGCTGCATCCGGGTATAAGCAATGCTCCTATGCTACTCAACTGCTTATACAACTCCTGTTTGTCAAGACTCGCCATATAAACCGTAAAAGCTAGAAACCAAGCACTGGTAGTAACCAGAACATGTTTTCTCATGATCCCAAGCTCCTTAGCCACCTCTAAAGCTTCCGTGCCCAACAAGTCAACTACGAAAACCCTAGGCCGCGGTTCTAACTCCATGACTGAAGACTTGATCTCTGGTAATGCCTTCCTCATCATCTCTGCTAGTTTAGTCAATAGTGAACCACTCAGATCTTGACCCGAAACATCGAGTGGAATAAACCTGATCACaaattttggatcttcttccATCAACGT includes:
- the APP1 gene encoding aminopeptidase P1; this translates as MSEILSSLRSLMASHSPPLDALVVPSEDYHQSEYVSARDKRREFVSGFSGSAGLALITKKEARLWTDGRYFLQALQQLSDEWTLMRMGEDPLVEVWMSDNLPEEANIGVDSWCVSVDTANRWGKSFAKKNQKLITTTTDLVDEVWKSRPPSEMSPVVVHPLEFAGRSVSHKFEDLRAKLKQEGARGLVIAALDEVAWLYNIRGTDVAYCPVVHAFAILTTDSAFLYVDKKKVSDEANSYFNGLGVEVREYTDVISDVALLASDRLISSFASKTVQHEAAKDMEIDSDQPDRLWVDPASCCYALYSKLDAEKVLLQPSPISLSKALKNPVELEGIKNAHVRDGAAVVQYLVWLDNQMQELYGASGYFLEAEASKKKPSETSKLTEVTVSDKLESLRASKEHFRGLSFPTISSVGSNAAVIHYSPEPEACAEMDPDKIYLCDSGAQYLDGTTDITRTVHFGKPSAHEKECYTAVFKGHVALGNARFPKGTNGYTLDILARAPLWKYGLDYRHGTGHGVGSYLCVHEGPHQVSFRPSARNVPLQATMTVTDEPGYYEDGNFGIRLENVLVVNDAETEFNFGDKGYLQFEHITWAPYQVKLIDLDELTREEIDWLNTYHSKCKDILAPFMNQTEMEWLKKATEPF